A stretch of DNA from Streptomyces gobiensis:
CTACCGGACCGCCCAAGAGGCTCTGATGAATGTGCGCAAGCACGCCCGGGCGAACCTGGTCCGGGTGCAGCTGCTGGGCCTGGACGACGGATGTCTGATCCGGATCGTCGACGACGGCGTCGGCTACGACCCGCTCGAAGTCGAGTCCCGCCCGGGCCATCTCGGTCTGGCGCTCATCCAGGAGCGGGCCCAGATGGCCGGCGGCTGGTGCCGTATCGAGAGCGAGCCGGGCGTCGGCACCACGGTGGAGTTCTGGGTGCCGCTGGGCGATCCGCCCACCCGGCCCGCCGCCGTCCCGCCCCCGGAACATGGTTCCCCGGCAGGGGAGACCGGGCCATGACGGGACCTACTGAGCCCGCCGAGCCCCCGGAGCTCATCAAGGTGCTGATTGTCGAGGACCACCGAGCGGTCGCCGAGGGGCTCTGGGCACTGCTGGCGGAGTACTCGGGACTGACCGTGGTGGGCTGGGCCGACTCGGTCGCCGGCGTCCCCCCGGCCGCGGCAGAACTCGCGCCTGATGTGGCGCTGATCGATTTCCGCTTGTCCGATGGCACGGGCGCCGATGCGGCAGCCCACATCCGGGCCAACGATCCCTCCACCGCCATTGTGTTCCTCAGCGCGGACACCAGCGACGATGCCCTGCTCGCCGCGGTGGAGGCCGGCGCCTGCGGTTATCTGCTCAAGTCGGCGAGTGGCGATGAGATCGCCGGAGCCATCCGTTCGGCAGCCGAGGGCGAGACCCTCATTCCCGCCCGTACTCTCGTCGATGTGCTGTCCAGGCACCGCGAGAGCGCCCGCGTATCCGCTCAGCAGGCGAAGCGGCTGGAGAGCCTGACACGCAGGGAGCAGGAGATTCTCGCGCTGATGAGCCAGGGGCTGGACAACAGGGCCCTCGCGGACCGGCTGAGCATCAGCTACGCCACCGTGCGCACCCATGTGCGCGCG
This window harbors:
- a CDS encoding response regulator, whose protein sequence is MTGPTEPAEPPELIKVLIVEDHRAVAEGLWALLAEYSGLTVVGWADSVAGVPPAAAELAPDVALIDFRLSDGTGADAAAHIRANDPSTAIVFLSADTSDDALLAAVEAGACGYLLKSASGDEIAGAIRSAAEGETLIPARTLVDVLSRHRESARVSAQQAKRLESLTRREQEILALMSQGLDNRALADRLSISYATVRTHVRAILEKLESRSQLEAVAKASDWGFRPEEHS